One Halictus rubicundus isolate RS-2024b chromosome 10, iyHalRubi1_principal, whole genome shotgun sequence genomic window carries:
- the LOC143357715 gene encoding uncharacterized protein LOC143357715 isoform X2, with translation MNDMNVTSIASTVTSVTLLDSVRNYTTAMENNGSDESSEPYLYSTEENGNNQQLWNISKSTTSLPNNTIVSFETSSTSIYVSTTTEAFDEFGPPEGIEYIFVPLGVVVFVIVLSAVVIIISRKRKLERLRHRLMPMYNFDPGEEEEDDWETELLEECYNNHQRRKRYILQQGYQSMDTEENAELFGNH, from the exons ATGAACGACATGAATGTAACAAGCATCGCAAGTACTGTAACATCCGTGACGCTACTTGATAGCGTCAGAAATTATACCACCGCTATGGAGAATAATGGTTCCGATGAATCATCTGAACCATACTTGTATTCTACTGAGGAGAATGGCAATAATCAACAACTATGGAATATTTCTAAATCTACAACATCATTGCCTAATAATACTATAGTTTCTTTCGAAACTTCAAGCACCAGTATATATGTGTCCACAACTACAGAAGCTTTCGACGAATTTGGCCCACCGGAAGGAATAGAATACATTTTCGTACCACTGGGTGTAGTGGTCTTTGTTATTGTATTATCAGCTGTG GTGATAATTATATCAAGAAAGAGAAAATTAGAACGCTTAAGGCACAGACTTATGCCAATGTATAATTTTGATCCtggtgaagaagaagaagatgactGGGAAACTGAATTATTAGAAGAGTGTTACAATAATCATCAAAGACGT AAACGATATATTTTACAGCAAGGATACCAGTCTATGGACACAGAGGAAAATGCTGAACTCTTTGGAAATCATTGA
- the LOC143357715 gene encoding uncharacterized protein LOC143357715 isoform X1 produces the protein MNDMNVTSIASTVTSVTLLDSVRNYTTAMENNGSDESSEPYLYSTEENGNNQQLWNISKSTTSLPNNTIVSFETSSTSIYVSTTTEAFDEFGPPEGIEYIFVPLGVVVFVIVLSAVVWVIIISRKRKLERLRHRLMPMYNFDPGEEEEDDWETELLEECYNNHQRRKRYILQQGYQSMDTEENAELFGNH, from the exons ATGAACGACATGAATGTAACAAGCATCGCAAGTACTGTAACATCCGTGACGCTACTTGATAGCGTCAGAAATTATACCACCGCTATGGAGAATAATGGTTCCGATGAATCATCTGAACCATACTTGTATTCTACTGAGGAGAATGGCAATAATCAACAACTATGGAATATTTCTAAATCTACAACATCATTGCCTAATAATACTATAGTTTCTTTCGAAACTTCAAGCACCAGTATATATGTGTCCACAACTACAGAAGCTTTCGACGAATTTGGCCCACCGGAAGGAATAGAATACATTTTCGTACCACTGGGTGTAGTGGTCTTTGTTATTGTATTATCAGCTGTGGTATGG GTGATAATTATATCAAGAAAGAGAAAATTAGAACGCTTAAGGCACAGACTTATGCCAATGTATAATTTTGATCCtggtgaagaagaagaagatgactGGGAAACTGAATTATTAGAAGAGTGTTACAATAATCATCAAAGACGT AAACGATATATTTTACAGCAAGGATACCAGTCTATGGACACAGAGGAAAATGCTGAACTCTTTGGAAATCATTGA
- the LOC143357715 gene encoding uncharacterized protein LOC143357715 isoform X3, with protein sequence MNDMNVTSIASTVTSVTLLDSVRNYTTAMENNGSDESSEPYLYSTEENGNNQQLWNISKSTTSLPNNTIVSFETSSTSIYVSTTTEAFDEFGPPEGIEYIFVPLGVVVFVIVLSAVVWVIIISRKRKLERLRHRLMPMYNFDPGEEEEDDWETELLEECYNNHQRRQGYQSMDTEENAELFGNH encoded by the exons ATGAACGACATGAATGTAACAAGCATCGCAAGTACTGTAACATCCGTGACGCTACTTGATAGCGTCAGAAATTATACCACCGCTATGGAGAATAATGGTTCCGATGAATCATCTGAACCATACTTGTATTCTACTGAGGAGAATGGCAATAATCAACAACTATGGAATATTTCTAAATCTACAACATCATTGCCTAATAATACTATAGTTTCTTTCGAAACTTCAAGCACCAGTATATATGTGTCCACAACTACAGAAGCTTTCGACGAATTTGGCCCACCGGAAGGAATAGAATACATTTTCGTACCACTGGGTGTAGTGGTCTTTGTTATTGTATTATCAGCTGTGGTATGG GTGATAATTATATCAAGAAAGAGAAAATTAGAACGCTTAAGGCACAGACTTATGCCAATGTATAATTTTGATCCtggtgaagaagaagaagatgactGGGAAACTGAATTATTAGAAGAGTGTTACAATAATCATCAAAGACGT CAAGGATACCAGTCTATGGACACAGAGGAAAATGCTGAACTCTTTGGAAATCATTGA
- the LOC143357715 gene encoding uncharacterized protein LOC143357715 isoform X4 has protein sequence MNDMNVTSIASTVTSVTLLDSVRNYTTAMENNGSDESSEPYLYSTEENGNNQQLWNISKSTTSLPNNTIVSFETSSTSIYVSTTTEAFDEFGPPEGIEYIFVPLGVVVFVIVLSAVVIIISRKRKLERLRHRLMPMYNFDPGEEEEDDWETELLEECYNNHQRRQGYQSMDTEENAELFGNH, from the exons ATGAACGACATGAATGTAACAAGCATCGCAAGTACTGTAACATCCGTGACGCTACTTGATAGCGTCAGAAATTATACCACCGCTATGGAGAATAATGGTTCCGATGAATCATCTGAACCATACTTGTATTCTACTGAGGAGAATGGCAATAATCAACAACTATGGAATATTTCTAAATCTACAACATCATTGCCTAATAATACTATAGTTTCTTTCGAAACTTCAAGCACCAGTATATATGTGTCCACAACTACAGAAGCTTTCGACGAATTTGGCCCACCGGAAGGAATAGAATACATTTTCGTACCACTGGGTGTAGTGGTCTTTGTTATTGTATTATCAGCTGTG GTGATAATTATATCAAGAAAGAGAAAATTAGAACGCTTAAGGCACAGACTTATGCCAATGTATAATTTTGATCCtggtgaagaagaagaagatgactGGGAAACTGAATTATTAGAAGAGTGTTACAATAATCATCAAAGACGT CAAGGATACCAGTCTATGGACACAGAGGAAAATGCTGAACTCTTTGGAAATCATTGA
- the LOC143357715 gene encoding uncharacterized protein LOC143357715 isoform X5, whose product MNDMNVTSIASTVTSVTLLDSVRNYTTAMENNGSDESSEPYLYSTEENGNNQQLWNISKSTTSLPNNTIVSFETSSTSIYVSTTTEAFDEFGPPEGIEYIFVPLGVVVFVIVLSAVVWVAISLLYLTHNLSLTFIYRNKKHKIKVTIRL is encoded by the coding sequence ATGAACGACATGAATGTAACAAGCATCGCAAGTACTGTAACATCCGTGACGCTACTTGATAGCGTCAGAAATTATACCACCGCTATGGAGAATAATGGTTCCGATGAATCATCTGAACCATACTTGTATTCTACTGAGGAGAATGGCAATAATCAACAACTATGGAATATTTCTAAATCTACAACATCATTGCCTAATAATACTATAGTTTCTTTCGAAACTTCAAGCACCAGTATATATGTGTCCACAACTACAGAAGCTTTCGACGAATTTGGCCCACCGGAAGGAATAGAATACATTTTCGTACCACTGGGTGTAGTGGTCTTTGTTATTGTATTATCAGCTGTGGTATGGGTAGCGATATCACTTTTGTACTTAACTCATAATCTTTCTCTGACTTTCATTTACAGAAACAAAaagcataaaataaaagtaacgaTCAGATTATAA
- the D1 gene encoding D1 chromosomal protein: MSDENSSVVEEQKKKRGRPSKTDKNAVKEPKKRGRPALDKNNAMRAAKSDNEDDASPTPVKKARGRPKGSHKKKQGSPKVPSGRGRGRPKKKEEKPESTGEEEDEQEEEEEEEEEN; encoded by the exons ATGTCAGATGAAAATTCATCTGTGGTCGAGgaacaaaagaagaaaagaggCAGGCCATCGAAAACAGATAAAAATGCTGTTAAGGAGCCGAAGAAGAGAGGGAGACCTGCGTTAGACAAAAATAATGCAATGCGTGCAGCAAAATCTGATAATGAGGATGATGCATCCCCTACTCCTGTTAAAAAGGCTAGAGGACGACCAAAAGGCTCTCACAAAAAAAAG CAAGGATCTCCCAAAGTCCCTTCGGGAAGAGGTCGTGGTAggccaaaaaagaaagaagagaaaccaGAAAGCACTGGCGAAGAAGAAGATGagcaagaagaggaggaggaggaagaagaagaaaactga
- the Snf gene encoding U1 small nuclear ribonucleoprotein A snf isoform X3, with translation MAMDIRPNNTIYINNLNEKIKKDELKKSLYAIFSQFGQILDIVALKTLKMRGQAFVIFKEIASATNALRSMQGFPFYDKPMRIQYAKTDSDIIAKMKGTYAERPKKPKRIVPAADEEAKRAKKRAKEQAKHSQQIGYHAGVPQHPGLVNTAVPEQPPNQILFLTNLPDETSEMMLSMLFNQFPGFKEVRLVPNRHDIAFVEFENEVQSGAAKDALQGFKITPSHAMKISFAKK, from the exons A TGGCGATGGATATTAGACCGAATAATACGATCTACATTAATAACttgaatgagaaaataaaaaaggatGAACTCAAGAAATCCTTGTACGCAATTTTCTCTCAGTTCGGACAAATATTAGATATTGTAGCTTTAAAAACACTCAAAATGCGTGGACAGGCGTTCGTTATTTTTAAGGAAATTGCTAGTGCCACAAATGCATTGAGGTCAATGCAAGGATTCCCATTTTATGATAAACCAATG aggatacaatatgctAAAACTGACAGTGATATAATTGCAAAAATGAAAGGCACTTATGCTGAACGACCTAAGAAGCCAAAACGTATTGTACCTGCAGCTGATGAAGAAGCTAAACGTGCAAAGAAGCGAGCCAAAGAACAGGCTAAACATTCTCAACAAATTGGTTATCATGCTGGTGTGCCACAGCATCCAGGTTTAGTTAATACCGCTGTACCAGAGCAACCGCCAAATCAAATTCTGTTCCTCACAAACTTACCAGATGAGACTAGTGAAATGATGTTATCCATGTTATTCAACCAGTTTCCTGGTTTCAAAGAAGTACGTCTGGTACCGAACAGGCACGATATTGCATTCGTTGAGTTCGAAAATGAAGTTCAGTCAGGAGCTGCGAAAGATGCTCTTCAAGGTTTCAAAATCACACCTTCTCATGcaatgaaaatttcttttgcaaagAAGTAA
- the Snf gene encoding U1 small nuclear ribonucleoprotein A snf isoform X4 yields MDIRPNNTIYINNLNEKIKKDELKKSLYAIFSQFGQILDIVALKTLKMRGQAFVIFKEIASATNALRSMQGFPFYDKPMRIQYAKTDSDIIAKMKGTYAERPKKPKRIVPAADEEAKRAKKRAKEQAKHSQQIGYHAGVPQHPGLVNTAVPEQPPNQILFLTNLPDETSEMMLSMLFNQFPGFKEVRLVPNRHDIAFVEFENEVQSGAAKDALQGFKITPSHAMKISFAKK; encoded by the exons ATGGATATTAGACCGAATAATACGATCTACATTAATAACttgaatgagaaaataaaaaaggatGAACTCAAGAAATCCTTGTACGCAATTTTCTCTCAGTTCGGACAAATATTAGATATTGTAGCTTTAAAAACACTCAAAATGCGTGGACAGGCGTTCGTTATTTTTAAGGAAATTGCTAGTGCCACAAATGCATTGAGGTCAATGCAAGGATTCCCATTTTATGATAAACCAATG aggatacaatatgctAAAACTGACAGTGATATAATTGCAAAAATGAAAGGCACTTATGCTGAACGACCTAAGAAGCCAAAACGTATTGTACCTGCAGCTGATGAAGAAGCTAAACGTGCAAAGAAGCGAGCCAAAGAACAGGCTAAACATTCTCAACAAATTGGTTATCATGCTGGTGTGCCACAGCATCCAGGTTTAGTTAATACCGCTGTACCAGAGCAACCGCCAAATCAAATTCTGTTCCTCACAAACTTACCAGATGAGACTAGTGAAATGATGTTATCCATGTTATTCAACCAGTTTCCTGGTTTCAAAGAAGTACGTCTGGTACCGAACAGGCACGATATTGCATTCGTTGAGTTCGAAAATGAAGTTCAGTCAGGAGCTGCGAAAGATGCTCTTCAAGGTTTCAAAATCACACCTTCTCATGcaatgaaaatttcttttgcaaagAAGTAA
- the LOC143357624 gene encoding swi5-dependent recombination DNA repair protein 1 homolog, whose amino-acid sequence MSSKPFRNSKGVNKPYRSPFSTPRNKSTGYIADTPESNSSESRVSVSKKLLFQTPPTKKLRLTEEVTEDQRNTEQSKKLCQNDVELLKKRIREKQESINKLKTTLLYKKKNNADDLRNSIKKWTEVCQTVLSDYQADLKKRSEQSVSIMDILSSFGIDPKLVHFSPDDDTFYDEEPTLNI is encoded by the exons ATGAGTAGCAAACCATTCAGAAATAGTAAAGGTGTAAATAAACCATATCGTTCCCCATTTAGCACCCCTAGAAACAAAAGTACTGGATATATTGCAGATACTCCAGAATCAAACAGCTCTGAATC GAGAGTTTCTGTGTctaaaaaattacttttccaaACACCTCCTACCAAAAAATTACGATTAACCGAAGAAGTAACTGAAGATCAAAGAAACACCGAACAAAGTAAAAAGTTATGTCAGAATGAtgtagaattattaaaaaagcgGATACGAGAGAAGCAAGAATCTATTAATAAGTTAAAAACgacattattatataaaaaaaag AACAATGCTGACGATTTACGAAATAGTATAAAGAAGTGGACAGAAGTTTGCCAAACTGTTCTCAGTGACTATCAAGCTGATTTAAAGAAAAGAAGTGAACAATCAGTGAGCATAATGGATATCTTATCTTCGTTTGGTATAGACCCTAAATTAGTTCATTTTTCTCCTGATGATGATACATTCTATGATGAAGAACCAACATTAaacatttaa
- the Mrps18c gene encoding mitochondrial ribosomal protein S18C yields the protein MISTFINVPTLRHVTNRFSIFLCRNKSTEAQISINKTTDITTDGDLPSITENPFKKEKKLCILCKLKIDPDYKNVRLLSQFQSRHTGRIYGKHITRLCDHKQKRVEEEIEKAQQAGLMGFMTKEPRYVNDPPLFNPNQPIKPHPY from the exons ATGATTTCAACATTTATCAATGTTCCAACTTTAAGACATGTTACAAACAGATTTTCGATATTTTTGTGCCGTAATAAAAGTACCGAGGCACAGATTTCTATTAATAAAACAACAGACATAACAACTGATGGAGACTTG CCATCGATTACTGAGAatccatttaaaaaagagaaaaagttaTGTATTCTGTGTAAATTGAAGATAGATCCAGATTATAAGAATGTACGTTTGTTGTCCCAATTTCAAAGCCGTCATACGGGCAGAATTTATGGGAAACATATAACCAGATTATGCGATCATAAGCAAAAGAGGGTGGAAGAGGAAATTGAGAAGGCACAACAAGCTG GTTTAatgggatttatgacaaaagaaCCAAGATATGTGAACGATCCACCACTATTTAATCCAAATCAACCGATCAAGCCACATCCTTATTAA
- the Mpcp1 gene encoding mitochondrial phosphate carrier protein 1, with protein MWPSILDVAKTNLFVTAKCQGQNDISQPLVKNRNIALASANTGDSCEFGSNKYFMLCGLGGILSCGITHTMVTPLDLVKCRIQVDPAKYKSVFNGFRVTLAEDGTRGLVRGWAPTFFGYSTQGMFKFGLYEVFKVYYSALAGEELSYEYRTTLYLVSSASAEFFADIGLAPLEAAKVRIQTMPGYASTLREAFPKMYSEEGLGGFYKGLVPLWLRQIPYTMMKFACFERTVELLYKYVVPKPRLECTKGEQLIVTFAAGYIAGVFCAVVSHPADSVVSKLNQEKGATAGDVLRKLGFAGVWKGLGPRIVMIGTLTAAQWFIYDAVKVWLRMPRPPPPEMPESLKKKYGVA; from the exons ATGTGGCCCTCAATACTGGACGTAGCCAAAACGAACTTGTTCGTGACAGCTAAATGTCAGGGACAGAACGATATTTCACAGCCACTGGTTAAGAACCGCAATATTGCGCTGGCATCCGCTAATACTGGCG atAGCTGTGAATTTGgatcaaacaaatattttatgcTATGTGGTTTGGGTGGTATTTTGTCATGCGGTATTACTCACACCATGGTTACACCTTTGGATTTGGTGAAGTGCCGAATTCAAGTGGACCCTGCAAAATACAAGTCAGTCTTCAATGGATTCAGG GTGACATTGGCTGAGGATGGTACTCGTGGTTTGGTAAGAGGATGGGCTCCAACATTCTTCGGCTATTCTACTCAAGGAATGTTTAAATTTGGTCTTTACGAAGTCTTCAAAGTATATTATTCGGCCCTTGCTGGAGAGGAACTGTCTTACGAGTACAGAACAACTTTATACCTAGTTTCTTCAGCATCTGCGGAGTTCTTTGCTGACATTGGTCTTGCTCCGCTTGAAGCTGCtaaa GTCAGAATCCAAACCATGCCTGGCTATGCAAGTACTTTGAGAGAAGCATTCCCCAAGATGTACTCCGAAGAAGGTCTTGGTGGCTTCTACAAAGGGCTGGTACCTTTGTGGCTTCGTCAAATTCCATATACAATGATGAAGTTTGCTTGTTTCGAGCGTACGGTTGAGCTTTTGTACAAATATGTAGTACCCAAACCAAGATTAGAGTGCACCAAAGGTGAACAGTTGATTGTCACCTTCGCAGCTGGTTACATTGCTGGTGTATTCTGTGCTGTTGTATCGCATCCTGCCGATTCT GTCGTGTCGAAGTTAAATCAAGAGAAGGGAGCAACAGCAGGAGATGTTCTGAGAAAACTTGGTTTTGCTGGAGTATGGAAGGGTCTTGGTCCTAGGATTGTCATGATTGGTACATTGACAGCAGCACAATGGTTTATTTACGATGCTGTGAAAGTGTGGCTCCGTATGCCACGCCCACCACCACCAGAGATGCCCGAATCTCTTAAGAAAAAGTATGGTGTTGCTTAA